A region from the Microcebus murinus isolate Inina chromosome 3, M.murinus_Inina_mat1.0, whole genome shotgun sequence genome encodes:
- the LOC105884502 gene encoding protein CEBPZOS-like isoform X1 has protein sequence MMTRSMEPLAKKIFKGVLVAEVMGLLGAYFVFTKMNTSQDFRQTMSKKFPFILEVYYRSIEQSGMYGIRIQDQEKWLNSKN, from the exons at GATGACTCGCAGTATGGAACCACTGGCAAAGAAGATCTTTAAAGGAGTTTTAGTAGCTGAAGTTATGGGCCTTCTTGGAGCATATTTTGTGTTTACTAAGATGAACACAAGCCAAG ATTTCAGGCAAACAATGAGCAAGAAATTTCCCTTCATCTTGGAAG tttattacAGATCCATTGAACAGTCTGGAATGTATGGAATCAGAATACAAGATCAAGAAAAATGGTTGAACAGCAAAAATTAG
- the LOC105884502 gene encoding protein CEBPZOS-like isoform X2 codes for MTRSMEPLAKKIFKGVLVAEVMGLLGAYFVFTKMNTSQDFRQTMSKKFPFILEVYYRSIEQSGMYGIRIQDQEKWLNSKN; via the exons ATGACTCGCAGTATGGAACCACTGGCAAAGAAGATCTTTAAAGGAGTTTTAGTAGCTGAAGTTATGGGCCTTCTTGGAGCATATTTTGTGTTTACTAAGATGAACACAAGCCAAG ATTTCAGGCAAACAATGAGCAAGAAATTTCCCTTCATCTTGGAAG tttattacAGATCCATTGAACAGTCTGGAATGTATGGAATCAGAATACAAGATCAAGAAAAATGGTTGAACAGCAAAAATTAG